One region of Miscanthus floridulus cultivar M001 chromosome 19, ASM1932011v1, whole genome shotgun sequence genomic DNA includes:
- the LOC136529715 gene encoding protein MKS1-like, whose translation MAAASFDADVTRHGGAAAGTGRALGVHAASRKIGKPGARHGQQERKPVIIYMVSPKVIHVEAHEFLPLVQRLTGPEAAGRGDKKSSRPSTSGGGAGAGEESEGARSKTTRAAPPVRVKARALNRPAGPAVSVSVTATRQQQQQQAAAPSAAAAASASPSGLLFRDLSPLRGAALKGEHHHPLVSPGWLHHVGDYHFLSPGAAATLGSPSASFLDIFGPLSSQQQ comes from the coding sequence ATGGCCGCCGCGAGCTTCGACGCCGACGTCACGCGCCACGGCGGGGCCGCCGCCGGGACCGGCCGGGCCCTCGGCGTGCACGCCGCGTCGCGCAAGATCGGCAAGCCGGGCGCCAGGCACGGGCAACAGGAGCGGAAGCCAGTCATCATCTACATGGTGTCCCCCAAGGTCATCCACGTCGAGGCCCACGAGTTCTTGCCGCTCGTGCAGCGGCTCACCGGCCCCGAAGCCGCCGGCCGCGGCGACAAGAAGAGCAGCAGGCCGTCAACCTCCGGAGGAGGAGCAGGCGCTGGGGAGGAGTCGGAAGGCGCGCGCAGCAAGAccaccagggcggcgccgccggtgcGCGTGAAGGCGCGCGCCCTGAACCGGCCGGCCGGCCCGGCCGTGTCGGTGTCCGTGACGGCcacgcggcagcagcagcagcagcaggccgcgGCTCcatcggcggcggccgccgcttcCGCGTCGCCGTCGGGGCTACTGTTCCGCGACCTCAGCCCGCTCCGCGGCGCCGCGCTCAAGGGCGAGCACCACCACCCCCTGGTGTCCCCCGGGTGGCTGCACCACGTTGGCGACTATCATTTCCTCAGCCCTGGCGCGGCGGCCACGCTCGGCTCGCCGTCCGCCAGCTTCCTGGACATCTTCGGCCCGCTGTCCTCGCAGCAGCAGTGA